One genomic region from Salvia hispanica cultivar TCC Black 2014 chromosome 2, UniMelb_Shisp_WGS_1.0, whole genome shotgun sequence encodes:
- the LOC125208227 gene encoding rRNA-processing protein FCF1 homolog: MGKAKKTPKFAVMKKIVTNKAIKQYKEDVLNPNRKDLTKEKLPRNVPQVSSALYFKHNTALGPPYRVLVDTNFINFSIQNKLDLEKAMMDCLYAKCTPCITDCVMAELEKLGQKYRVALRIAKDPRFERLPCIHKGTYADDCLVDRVTQV, encoded by the exons ATGGGAAAAGCCAAGAAAACTCCTAAATTTGCTGTCATGAAGAAAATCGTCACCAACAAAGCAATTAAACA GTACAAGGAGGATGTTTTAAACCCTAACAGGAAAGACTTGACCAAGGAGAAACTCCCCCGCAATGT GCCGCAAGTTTCATCAGCGCTTTACTTCAAGCATAATACTGCTTTAGGGCCTCCATACCGAGTATTGGTGGATACCAACTTCATCAATTTCTCCATCCAAAATAAA TTGGATTTGGAGAAAGCAATGATGGACTGTTTGTATGCAAAAT GCACTCCGTGCATTACGGACTGTGTTATGGCTGAGCTTGAGAAGTTGGGTCAGAAATATCGAGTTGCTTTGAG AATTGCAAAGGATCCTCGATTTGAAAGGCTTCCCTGTATTCACAAAGGAACTTATGCTGATGATTGTCTTGTTGACAGGGTTACTCAggtataa
- the LOC125203931 gene encoding protein ABIL1-like translates to MEAGKDQQEKQSMTFDEMSVDRSISFVTALQELKNLRPQLYSAAEYCEKSYLNSEQKQMFLDNLKDYAVKALVNAVDHLGTVAYKLSDIVEQQTMEISSIDLKVACVNQKLLTCQTYTDNEGLRQQQLLAIIPKHHKHYMLPNSIKKVHFTPHMPADPTQSKLVKGRHYPSGASAARTLSWHLASATKSNMKGSSCGILSTDEAKVNVKNSPALNSLDGQRSKRMRSAPATRAAMQTLGVTRREYSEGSKPLTQHRSFDNPIHSQKEVVHPPVRSKSVISAFFLKQKTPNLWTKG, encoded by the exons ATGGAGGCGGGGAAAGATCAACAGGAGAAGCAATCCATGACGTTTGATGAGATGTCTGTGGACAGGAGTATCAGTTTCGTTACCGCATTACAG GAACTGAAGAACCTCAGACCTCAACTGTATTCTGCAGCAGAGTATTGTGAAAAGTCATATCTTAACAGCGAGCAGAAGCAGAT GTTTCTGGATAATCTGAAGGATTATGCTGTTAAAGCGCTAGTCAATGCAGTTGATCACCTTGGTACCGTTGCTTACAAGTTGAGTGATATCGTGGAGCAACAGACAATGGAGATCTCATCCATCGATCTGAAAGTTGCATGTGTGAACCAG AAACTTCTTACTTGTCAAACTTATACGGATAATGAAGGCCTTAGGCAGCAGCAGTTATTAGCCATCATCCCAAAGCATCACAAGCATTATATGTTGCCAA ATTCCATCAAGAAGGTCCACTTCACACCACACATGCCGGCAGATCCTACACAATCCAAACTAGTGAAAGGACGTCATTATCCTTCAG GTGCTTCGGCTGCAAGAACTCTTTCTTGGCATTTGGCATCTGCAACCAAATCGAACATGAAAGGCTCCTCGTGTGGCATACTGAG CACTGATGAAGCAAAAGTGAATGTAAAAAACTCTCCTGCACTCAACTCGTTAG ATGGTCAGAGAAGTAAGCGAATGAGATCTGCTCCAGCCACAAGAGCGGCTATGCAAACCCTGGGCGTTACAAGACGA GAATATTCAGAGGGCTCAAAACCTCTAACTCAACACAGATCATTTGATAATCCAATTCATTCTCAGAAAGAGGTCGTTCACCCGCCTGTTCGTAGTAAGAGCGTAATTTCAGCATTCTTCCTCAAGCAAAAAACACCAAACCTTTGGACAAAGGGATGA